TAGGTGAAATGCGGGCTGTCGCGTGCAATGAAAGGGAGAGCGAGTCCCGTCGGGCAGAAGCAGCTTGGCAGTGTTCCATTTTCCAGACCATGGCAGCACAGCTTGACCAAGTTGACAACCCCGGTATTAGTCCTACTCTTGAGCTAATGCTTTTGGCCGCAAGTCTTGGAAACTGGAAGGCACAGAGTATCTGTGGATGGCTTCACTCTGTTTTTGACAGGCCATTTCCCGTAAGTGAAGCAGTCGAATTGGAGTGGCTCCATGATTCAATTTGCAAGGGAAGCGCAacagcccgccgccggctgGAATCCCTTGACCCAGGAGCCTATACTATAGCAGTTGACGATCTCAAACGTTGCTGGGCAGGCATTGGAGTCAATTTGCCTGATGACTGGCAAATTTATGACGATATAGATTTCCTTGGACTTTTAGAAGACCAGCCTTGTCTGGTTGGTGACTATCTTCAGATTGCTGCAACATGCGGCCGTCTTTCTCTATTGCGCACCATTTTAAACAAGTACTCTAGTATTATCGACATCAATGCCCGGTATCCGGGCGATGAAACGATTCTACTGAAGGCCTGCCGATCCGGTCATTTCGAAGTTGTACTCTGTCTTCTTGAccaagatgcagatgcatCAATCTGCAGCGAGGACGGGGCAGCACCATTACACTTTTTGAGTGCttttgaagaagaacaaaTTCCCCTAGTAGCAAACAGACTGGTGGCGGCCAAAGCTAGCCTCAAAGCCCGATCAAAAAATGCAAAACTGTACAAACTAGCCGTCGACGCAACCTTTGGCATGGTGGATGGGACGCCGTTGACTTGGGCTGTGGCCGCCAACAACCACGCAGCCACCCAGGCACTTCTCGACCTTGGTTCAGATCCATTCGATATTGCTGGGAGGACAGCGGAATATGGGGACAGCTGGTCAAACAACGCTCACATATCTCCCGTCTGGACCGCGGCAGCGAGCTTCCAGTATGAACTATTGGAGATGTTGCTAAAGAGAGCCGGCGATTGTGCCGAGCATTTGAATTACAATGAGCGCACTTTCGGTACCCAAGGCTTGAAGGACCCATTCACAATCCTCGGCTGGGTGGTGAATGGTTGCGAGGGCCACGGCATCCGCAGACTACTCCTCCATGAGAAACAATTCTCCCAGGCGTTCCAACGAACCTTTGATCTTCTTTTGCAGTATGGAGCAGATCCATCCATCGTCAGCGTGGAAGGTTTGTCATTCATCCGAACAGCTATCCAACGGGGCCAACCTTATATCATCGACCACCTGATGACAACACGAGGAGGGATGTTCAAGCCTACCGCGTCAGACTGGTCCCATTGCGTGCTGATCGCACTTGCTCTTCAAGACAATTCCACACTCCGCGTCTTGCTCCGTCACTCGCAGGCAGAGGCTCTTGATCCAGATCATTGGAACAAGTTCTTCGCCTCCACCAAGGCCCTGCCAGACGACAGCGAGATGCTCGACCACTTCCGCAAATACCGCGATTCAAACCTCGACATGTTGCCGCACTGCGGGAACGCACTTTTGGCAGGCAAATACAAACTCGCCAAATGGCTCTACCAGACAGGCAAATGCGATCTAACAACAATGGAGAACGACAAGACTCTCCTCGGACGACTCATCACAGCCTCCAAGGTATACCGAAACGCCAGTCTTCACATCGCCGCATTTCTCAGCTTAAATCCTCCCGATGAGGTGTATTACAATGTCATTGATCTGCTGGGCTCGCGCCTTACAGCCCTCCAAGCCGTGGTGTACATACAAGAGTACAGGCACGGCCAAATGGCCACGACGGACATCCTCCAGGCCATTCTGCGCAAGAAGACTGACACCGATTATCTAAACCTTCGCGTGGAGGGCGGACCCTGGCAGGGCAAGACAGCACTACACCTCGCCGTGGAGTCTTGCAACGTAGATGCGGTGCAGTACCTCATCGACGCCAAAGGGCAGTACTTGGACTTGTCGGCACTCGACGGCAACGGGTTCAGCCTCATCGACCACGCGGCGCTGCTGATGAAGAATCAAAAGAGTAACATGGATGTGTGGGAGGTACCGAGTGAGAAGAGGCGCGACGTAGACCTGCGCCACTTTGAAAACACGCTGGTGATTATGAGGCTGTTGTACCGCACCAAGAGAGCGAAACCGAACAAGTTGGCGCTGTCGCTGACGAGGGTCGAGGTGGACGAGCTGCAGGTGATTCTTTATGGGGACGAGGAGCAGCTCGTCATCCCGTGCAAGATTCCAGGTGAGTGCAGACGGCGGGGGTATGTGAGGGATCTATTTGAGCAAAACTGACCGTGTGTGTCTGTTGACAGATCTGAAGAGGGCCATTGAGAGTGGGCAATACAACTGTGACGACTGGCCAGAGAGCTCCAATCCACTGCGCCGCCAGAGCGTGATGATCTTCCAAGTGCTGAGGGACTACGGGTTGAAGCTCGGCGTGAATGATTCCGTGTTTGGGTACACCGACACAGTGAagccggcggcgggccaTGATTCTGGTGGTGAGCAAAGTCTGGTCAGCGACCCGGGTGAGCAGAGAGATGGCCAAGAGGCATACTCCGAGTTTGTAAACTCTGTTAAGAAGCTGAAGTTGTAGGCTTGTGTCTTTTCTCCTGCCTCCTTTCGGGCAAAGCACGGAATCAGCATTCAGTTTCTCGTCGCCTTTGCTGGCCTCAAAACAAGACACTTGATAATACGGTGTTCTTGATAGCCGTACGAGTCATAGCAACCCAAAGGAATCTCAGCGTAACTAAGAGAAAAAACGGCACGTGGAACCAAATGATCTTACGTGGCGTCAGAGTGCTACTTTGAGATTGAATATTTCGATCATGCCAACCTTGACAGAGTCGCTCGTTGCAGATTGGCGGCCGTGATTGACTGCTGCCACCGCGACGACCAACTCGAATCATcgcagctccatgtccttaTGGGCGCCTCCTTCTGCTAGCCGATGCTGCCGTTCAGCCAATACCATCACGATCAGAATCATCGTGCCATGCCATCCTTTTGCAACGCTCAGCTTGCCTGTCTACAAATCCACGATGGGCTGCCAAATGACAAAGAAGCACCGGCTGTGCGGTAGAACACAACTGCTTATTGACTCATGTTTCCCGCCTAGAAACTCAACAAAGAGGCTGGGTGCGGTAACATGGCCCCTGTGGTAATGGATCACAGTGGACACGTGTGCACTGCCTCTCAATGCTTGCAGTATCCGGACTCATCTCTTATGCTTGCATTCACATCCGGGGACTGACAGGGCCGGCCAGGCCTTGTCATGTATCAAATCAAGAGCAAAACGTATGTCGCGCATCCCATTCAAATAATCTATACTACTAGAAATAATTCTGGTGCAAATTGAACTGTATAGCTCGCGGGAGAGGCCTAGGTCCGTCGGCTAAGCCGTCGGAGTGCCGCCCGTCGCAAGACGTCAAGGCAtcatctcatcatctccatctaCTTGCGCGCAATGTGGACCAAACCAGAGCCATCGGGTTCCCCTGCGTCATCGCGTCGGGCAATgtgcaccagaccagacgcgTCGGCTTCCGCCTCAGCCCCCTCGCGTCGGGCAATGTGCACCAGGCCAGACGCGTCGGCTTCCGCCCCTGGCTCGGCACGGGCACCGATGCGGGAGACTTCAAAGCCAGAAACGCGGCGGTCTCCAAGGATTTGCTTGACGTAGGCCCAGAAATCGGCATAATTGCCTGTGGCTGGGCGGCCGGATCCGGGATGGAAATCGGGATTAATGGGTCCCACGGGATTTCCCTGGCCGCCTGTGTTATCGCCGCCATTCCCATTTCCAAACGGATTGAAACCGGGATTAGTGGGTCTCACGGGATTTCCCTGGCCGCCTGTGTTGTCGCCGCCATTCCCATTTCCAAACGGAGGGTGGGGTTGAGGGTGAGTGTTGACGATGTTATCCCCATTTCCAATCGGATCAAAGCCGGGATTAGTAGGTCTTACGGGATTTCCCTGGCCGCCTGTGTTGACGACGTCATCCCCATTTCCAAACGGAGGGTGAGGGGGAGTgttgacgccgccgtctACTGGGCCAGTATCCGTCTTGTTAGCCACGGGGGTGTCTTTGTCCTTCACACGAGCAAGTGCCGTCTGGCGCATCCGTTGGAATTGATCTGCACTGAATGAATACTGCCTTTCAAATCTAGAAGACGTCAGGTTAGTCACACTTGACACTTTGAACACTGGTAAGGGAGGAGACACATACGTCGACCAAGGCACCATGACGTTTTCGGTGCCGGcgacgtcgccgccgccgttggcatGAAGCTCGCCAAGCCAGTGGCCCGTCTCATGTACAGACGTGGCGAGGGCGCCGCTGATATGGGcactgccgccgcccccgacctcgccgacgccgccgacgccgccgtcctggcGACTGAAAAGACGGCCGAATAGCCCTCCAAGTCGTCCGCCGCTTCCGTTATTTCCTTGTAGACGaccattgccgccgttgccactGTTGACGCCGTTGCTACTATTACCCTCGGGCAGAGTGTCCATGGCGACAACGCATCCGTCCACGTCGCCAATACCCTTGGAAATGTTTGTGTCGGGTGACGGCACGATGCACATGCCTTTGGTTCCTGCGCCCGAATTTGTCGGCACGTAGACGATATTGAGAGTGGTCGTATTGCCTTGATGGACCCGCGACTTCAGCTGGTCCATGGCCTTGTTATCTCTCACACCGGAAATGCAGAGTGGATCGGCGATACGCGAAACGTTTTGCAGGTTGAACTTGATCTTGCCATTTGCAAAGAGCCCGTTCATGTCTTCGACGGCCTTTTCAGCGACCGAGTCCTTGGGGTAGCATGTCAGCACCGGGACTCCGTTGAGCCAAGTCTGGGCAGGAACCTTACCGAGGGGCATTGGCTGCCCCCGCCGCAGCAGAAATGCAAAACAAAGCCCAAGTTGATCTCTTGTCCATCGTCAGGCAGGGGGCTCTGCTGAGGCCTCTGTCGTGCGAACAGCCCGCGCTCCTCCAGGGGGCTGCGTGTCGCACAATGATGCCCAACGGCCCTCATGTCCATAGGGCCAGCTACGGAAACCGCCGCCATGAGGCCAGAGACGAGAAGGGGCAGCATCACCATGATGACAGACTTTGAAAGGAATATATGGGGAAAGTTGCTAGAAATAGCAGCCAGCAATCCAGCGctagaaaaagaaaaaattgGGGGTGAAaggagagaagagaaaggagTATGATCAGGAACAAGACTCCTGGACCTGCTTGTCTAAAGCCCGAGCATGCTGTCGAAAGGGCGAGAGATGTGCTTCTTAAATATTTCCGAATGATCAAGACAATACACCGAGTTGTCGTGGCCTTGATTGTCGTGCAAAGGGCTATCCATGCTTCTCATTTCCAAGGCATAATGCTGTCGAATAAATTAGATTCATGGGAGCCTAGTTGCTTAAGTCTTGGACTCATCAGGCTGGATTATTCCCCACGGTGTCTAAAGAAGAGCCACAAAACTCGCCTGACTGGACGCGTCGTCCCGGCTCGCATTTATCATGAATAACCCTGTCAGGGGCGAAGGACGTGGAAGTGGATTACTTGCAAGATGATTTGTTTGCATGTTTGCGTGGGTGAGAGGAGCTACCTTGATCTACCACTGAGTCAGGAGCATTGTTTATCAGTCCTTGACACAACAGCCCTGCCGTATTAACAGATGGCATGATGCAGAGGACAAGGTACAGCACTCCGGGTGATGATCCGGAGCAGCTGACGTACACCGctgaccctaaccctaaccgCACTCCGGTGGGAGCTGACTGAGACTACTCTGTAAGGCCAATATAGATGAATCAAAAGTGGGACGCGTTAATCCTAACTGAGACTAAGGTCAATATAGGTGAATCAAAAGTGGGACCAACTTTGATCAAAATGTTTCAGTATTTATAACTACAATAGAGCAGTCATCATGCTCTCTTCGCCGCCGTGCTTAGCATGTTTGGCATTGACAATTTTCAAGGAAGCACCGTCTTTGCTCGAGGCGCGTGGCGTGAGTTTCCCGATTGTCACCGAGTATGCCCGGCCGTAAGCAGGCGCCACACACAGCACAGCCCGCCGTCAGAGgtttttttccttcccaGGTGAAATAACACAAACCACTGGCTGAGTCGCGACGAACGATGCGGCGTAGAGCCGAGCCTGTATGACGATGTACGGAAGCCCGGTGCGGCTGCCGAATTCGTACATGTGAGATACGCCAGCGGAAATAACAAAAAAGCACCCGACCCATTCGGCACGCCATTCAGATGCATAAAACGGGGAGGGGGAGAGTATCCGAAAGATTGACTCAGCACCCCATTTGGCATAAACAGCACCCCTGACTGTGGCGAGGGTGGCTTGGGCAACTAATACCAGGGCCCCATGATTTACAGAGGAACATATATCTCCTCGAAAGAATGAATATGCAGAATCTAGGTGGTGGTTGCGAGTGGGGACGAGTTGGTGGTTCTCAACCAAGTAAGTACCAGAGATATATGCCTTGTCCCACGACGCTTCTACTTTTCTACAAGCACGCCGGCTATGGTTGATAATGGCCATTATCTTTCTTGATATTAAAAGGCGTGACTTTTTTAAAAGCatgaaaaggaaagaaaaagaatcTCAAAGGGCACCTGGTACCATGGCTGTGCTACCCACATGACACACAAATAAACAACCAACCCCTTGGACTCGAGTTGCATACCGCATTTCGCACATCATGGTCATGTACTCTCATTTCAGCAGGACAATTTTGTTCCCCACGCCCCATTCCTCAGTCATTTCCCCAAGGAGCAAAAATCAAGTCTGCACAGCGCCGACTACCACAGTCTTGCCGTTCCGTggccgcagcagcaagcCTCCTCGCCCCTTAGAAACTCCTCCCAGCATCCCTGTTCTCGTAGCCCTCGACGCCGTTCAGCAGCCGCCGCTCCCTCTCGACAAAGGCCTTGGGCAAgtcgatgccgacgccgaggaaCACAAAGACGGCCCACTTCCAGCGGAAGGGGTTGATGGCGACGCAAAAGACGAACCACCACACCAGCTCGAGGTAggtgaagaagtcaaagGCGCCGGTCGGGCTGGAGCGCTTGAGCAGGCGCGTCATGTCGATCCAGCGGCGCATCCAAAAGGGGCTGGGCCGGGCGAGCGGGTCGACGAGGAACATGAGCAGGATGCGCGTGTAGATGCCAATGTGCCAGTTGCCGACGGAGCCAATGGCCGAGACGTAGGTGCAGTTGATGGCGGACACGGACGGGTGCGGCGGCGGGAAGGTCTGCAGATACCAGTCGGGCGGCGGATAGGGGTCGGCGAAGCAGTCGTCGGGCAAGAAGGACAGCGACGGGCGCTTGAAGCCCGTGGCCATGACGATGatgtcggcgtcgacgaccTCGTCGTGGCCCGGGCCGCCCTTGGGGACGCCCCTGGCGCGCCGGTTCACGCGCACGCCgcgctcgacgacggcctcgatGTCGCCGCGGACCCAGGCGGCCTTGCCGTCGCGcagcttggccatgatgtcCGAGTTGACCATGGGCGTGTCCATGAAGAGGCCGTTGCCGCGCGCGGGCGCAATGTCCTCGAGGTCGCGGTAGAAGAGCTTGCGCAGCAGGAACTCGGGGATGAAGGAGAGCACCGTCTCCTGGCCGAGGATGTTGAAGGACAGCAGCGTGTCGACGACAATGTTGCGCGGGATGATCCATTTCTCGGAGCGCGAGATGATGGTCaccttggcggcgtcggcccTGGCGGCGAACTCGAGCGCCTCGATGGCCGACGCGCCGCCCCCGATGACGGcgagcttcttgcccttggcgttCTTGCCCGTCAGCTGGCTGGAGTGGTAGACGTCGCCCTTGAACGAGCCCAGCCCGGGCAGGTTGGGCATCTTGATGTCGCCGCAggtgccgacggcggcgaccaGCCCGTCGAAGCGGCCGTTGGACGGGTTGTTGATGATCCAGCGGGCCTTGTCGTCCTGGTACGCCTTGTCGACCCGGAAGTCGAACCTGGTCTTGTTCTGGAGGTGGTACCTGCGCcagagcttcttggcctcgtggACGATTTGCTTGCGGTCGGGATATCCGCGCTCCCACTTGACCGAGGGGTGGAATCTGTACATGACGGAGTGGATTTGGAGGGCCGAGGTGTCGTTGACTCTCTGCCAGCATGTTAGCCAACATTGGGTAAGTCcaagagaagagaaacaGAAAAACATACGCTCCAGATCCCGCCCAGCTGCTCCTCGGGCCCGGCTTCGAAAATAGTCACGTCGAAGCCGTGGCCGACACAGTGGGCGGCGGCCGTGATGCCCGTGATGCCGGCGCCCACAACGGCAATCTTGGGCCGGGACAGCTCAGCATCGGCCCGGGGCGGGCTGGGCGACAGCGCGTAGTTGATGAGCCATTGGATGATTTGGTagacgaagaggagggggTTGAGCAGCGGGTTGGCAAGCTGCGACCTGGACgccatggtgttttgccACAAAGAGGTCAATGTTGGGATGAAGAGAGAAGATCAAGGTCTGCAAGTCCACCTTGCCATGCCCATAAATACCGAAACATGTGCAGAGCACCGTATCTGCGCCATCATGGGCCAGGCACACCAGACGGTTGGTCGGCGGTTCGCATCCGTCGGATTGTTCGGCGATGCAAGCCGGGCGCAAGATGAGAAGGTGGTGACGTCAGAGTGACCAGATGGGTCCGGTTTCACATGCAATTTCCCTCTCTTATCTCTCTCTCGAAACTCAGCCAGCGCCATTCATCCCCAGCGGCCAACAAGACACGGCACATTGACCTGGAAAGCGGAGACGCACGGCAATGGCTTGTGCTTGGGTTGACAATCGTCGATCGACGGCTTCGACGGGCCGGGCACGCTGGTCGATAACGGCCCGTGGTGACGTCGCCTCTCACATCCGTCCAAGACTGCGTTTCGCACCCGCGCCCAAGGGAACCATGTGAGAGGGGTTTTTCGCCCCGTGTCTGTCCGCCTTGTTCACTTGCTTCCTTGCCAAGGCGAATTCAAAAACCGAACCCTCACCCTCAT
The DNA window shown above is from Metarhizium brunneum chromosome 1, complete sequence and carries:
- the IRE1A gene encoding Serine/threonine-protein kinase/endoribonuclease IRE1a; the encoded protein is MTSQEPSHSNVGFAQREHDILSLLSIFVHTHQTLSIGFRLLGIVLDDQSFYMPAPVKEGGYFEVYILRSKDILEADLLGSKEDIPSNLPRTVAVKCPKVRGKLNDRRNQKLWTSMAMELQILKHEHVKNHDNIIKLLGLSWRSVRGTYMPAFVLEAAKSDLYSMIQSFQFTLDKMTTRKILGLAVDISCGLSALHDLGIIHGDMKPQNVLIFEDQKLGFVAKITDFGSSLLKTDIKEPIVLPYNTDIWQAPECQNALDGSQLIEADNFSLGLVLCYMLSRGLILHQLEESDEKAATDGQSAVSYDFYAKVAAEALHETFRPALEIEEERLYGPMSSRKPEGWPDPNEKVDNLDEDESYVSIRKIQRAVARTLLPSLFEPPMRPSSKSIYLNMRVCFSWLLRRDTFYPILSLHDPFTPERLKAANFNDQERDVLQNPGAIATKEDKERVWKYATTMEWLDRSIKTIQQGGDLPSMDDISQSDAAHRIATSLKTWTQSEAPPRNNMREVRNPFAVVEAEASFGTMRCIPACVLNQILGEMRAVACNERESESRRAEAAWQCSIFQTMAAQLDQVDNPGISPTLELMLLAASLGNWKAQSICGWLHSVFDRPFPVSEAVELEWLHDSICKGSATARRRLESLDPGAYTIAVDDLKRCWAGIGVNLPDDWQIYDDIDFLGLLEDQPCLVGDYLQIAATCGRLSLLRTILNKYSSIIDINARYPGDETILLKACRSGHFEVVLCLLDQDADASICSEDGAAPLHFLSAFEEEQIPLVANRLVAAKASLKARSKNAKLYKLAVDATFGMVDGTPLTWAVAANNHAATQALLDLGSDPFDIAGRTAEYGDSWSNNAHISPVWTAAASFQYELLEMLLKRAGDCAEHLNYNERTFGTQGLKDPFTILGWVVNGCEGHGIRRLLLHEKQFSQAFQRTFDLLLQYGADPSIVSVEGLSFIRTAIQRGQPYIIDHLMTTRGGMFKPTASDWSHCVLIALALQDNSTLRVLLRHSQAEALDPDHWNKFFASTKALPDDSEMLDHFRKYRDSNLDMLPHCGNALLAGKYKLAKWLYQTGKCDLTTMENDKTLLGRLITASKVYRNASLHIAAFLSLNPPDEVYYNVIDLLGSRLTALQAVVYIQEYRHGQMATTDILQAILRKKTDTDYLNLRVEGGPWQGKTALHLAVESCNVDAVQYLIDAKGQYLDLSALDGNGFSLIDHAALLMKNQKSNMDVWEVPSEKRRDVDLRHFENTLVIMRLLYRTKRAKPNKLALSLTRVEVDELQVILYGDEEQLVIPCKIPDLKRAIESGQYNCDDWPESSNPLRRQSVMIFQVLRDYGLKLGVNDSVFGYTDTVKPAAGHDSGGEQSLVSDPGEQRDGQEAYSEFVNSVKKLKL
- the BVM gene encoding Baeyer-Villiger monooxygenase produces the protein MASRSQLANPLLNPLLFVYQIIQWLINYALSPSPPRADAELSRPKIAVVGAGITGITAAAHCVGHGFDVTIFEAGPEEQLGGIWSRVNDTSALQIHSVMYRFHPSVKWERGYPDRKQIVHEAKKLWRRYHLQNKTRFDFRVDKAYQDDKARWIINNPSNGRFDGLVAAVGTCGDIKMPNLPGLGSFKGDVYHSSQLTGKNAKGKKLAVIGGGASAIEALEFAARADAAKVTIISRSEKWIIPRNIVVDTLLSFNILGQETVLSFIPEFLLRKLFYRDLEDIAPARGNGLFMDTPMVNSDIMAKLRDGKAAWVRGDIEAVVERGVRVNRRARGVPKGGPGHDEVVDADIIVMATGFKRPSLSFLPDDCFADPYPPPDWYLQTFPPPHPSVSAINCTYVSAIGSVGNWHIGIYTRILLMFLVDPLARPSPFWMRRWIDMTRLLKRSSPTGAFDFFTYLELVWWFVFCVAINPFRWKWAVFVFLGVGIDLPKAFVERERRLLNGVEGYENRDAGRSF